A section of the Amycolatopsis sp. AA4 genome encodes:
- a CDS encoding peptidase inhibitor family I36 protein — protein sequence MFRRLLPSLPFPGRRTRPAASASRLPAVLLLVTAGLLTSSGLAEAAPPSPSCGAGEFCLWDTETYSGTVQSYDLRTANPGDCIPLPEGFQGHSFVNRMTRDVTIYQGADCSTEGDFITYPGGGTYVPQSPFAVRALKVWE from the coding sequence ATGTTCCGCCGCCTGCTGCCGTCCCTGCCCTTTCCCGGCCGCCGCACCCGGCCCGCCGCCTCCGCGTCCCGTCTGCCCGCGGTATTGCTGCTGGTCACCGCGGGCCTCCTGACCAGTTCCGGCCTGGCTGAAGCCGCGCCTCCTTCGCCGTCTTGCGGTGCGGGCGAGTTCTGCCTCTGGGACACGGAAACCTATTCCGGCACAGTCCAGAGTTATGACCTGCGCACGGCGAATCCGGGTGATTGCATTCCCCTGCCCGAGGGATTCCAAGGCCATTCCTTCGTCAACCGGATGACCCGCGACGTCACCATCTACCAAGGAGCAGACTGCTCCACGGAAGGCGATTTCATCACCTATCCGGGCGGTGGCACGTACGTCCCGCAGTCCCCGTTCGCGGTGCGTGCCCTGAAAGTGTGGGAATAG
- a CDS encoding LacI family DNA-binding transcriptional regulator, whose protein sequence is MTSSRRRRPTLDDVAEAVGVSRATVSNAYNRPDQLSARLREQILRVAGELGYPGPNPTARSLATSRTGAIAFLLDSSLSAAFSDPALSITLDALAKTVEPTGNALLLLPGREAEEGPPASRVLAAQADIAVAYSLADGTPALEAVRARGLPLVVIDQPPLPDTARVGCDDRGGASLAARHLVELGHRRVGILAAPRHSGVVSSFHGTRERLAGYLDTLAAAGISDITITEAPWLSASTARAAATDLLTASVRPTALLCMSDQLAFAAIAAAHRLGLRVPADVSIVGFDDTPQAAWSEPPLTTVRQDLAGKGRVAGELVMDLLAGEPAPPPVELPVSLAVRESTAAI, encoded by the coding sequence ATGACCAGCAGCCGTCGCCGCCGCCCGACGCTGGACGACGTCGCGGAGGCGGTCGGGGTGTCGCGCGCCACTGTGTCGAACGCCTACAACCGGCCTGACCAGCTGTCGGCGCGGTTGCGGGAGCAGATCCTGCGCGTCGCGGGTGAACTCGGTTACCCCGGCCCGAACCCGACCGCCCGCAGCCTCGCCACGAGCCGCACCGGCGCGATCGCTTTCCTGCTGGATTCGTCGCTGTCGGCGGCCTTCTCCGACCCCGCGCTGTCGATCACCCTGGACGCGCTCGCGAAAACCGTGGAACCGACGGGGAACGCGCTGTTGCTGCTGCCCGGCCGCGAAGCCGAGGAAGGCCCGCCCGCGTCGCGAGTCCTGGCCGCGCAAGCGGATATCGCTGTGGCGTACTCCCTCGCCGACGGCACTCCCGCGCTGGAAGCCGTGCGGGCACGGGGTTTGCCGCTGGTCGTCATCGACCAGCCCCCTCTCCCGGACACGGCCCGAGTCGGCTGCGACGACCGCGGCGGCGCCTCCTTGGCCGCCCGCCATTTAGTGGAGCTGGGCCATCGCCGCGTCGGAATCCTGGCCGCCCCACGCCATTCCGGCGTTGTTTCCAGCTTCCACGGCACCCGCGAACGCCTGGCCGGATACCTCGACACCCTGGCCGCCGCCGGGATCAGCGACATCACCATCACCGAAGCCCCCTGGCTCTCGGCCTCAACTGCCCGCGCCGCCGCAACTGACCTGCTCACCGCCTCAGTGCGTCCGACGGCCCTGTTGTGCATGTCCGACCAACTGGCCTTCGCCGCGATCGCCGCCGCCCACCGGCTGGGCCTGCGCGTGCCCGCCGACGTCTCGATCGTGGGTTTCGACGACACCCCGCAGGCTGCGTGGTCTGAACCACCCCTCACGACCGTCCGCCAGGACCTGGCCGGCAAGGGTCGCGTCGCCGGAGAGCTGGTGATGGACCTGCTGGCCGGGGAGCCGGCCCCGCCCCCGGTCGAACTGCCGGTGTCGCTGGCCGTCCGGGAGAGCACCGCGGCGATTTAG